In Nonomuraea sp. NBC_00507, the following are encoded in one genomic region:
- a CDS encoding TOPRIM nucleotidyl transferase/hydrolase domain-containing protein, which produces MSDTRTVVLVEGVSDKSAIQALAERRGRNLAAEGISLVAMGGATNIGTYIGRFGPSGRNLRLAGLCDVGEEGDFRRVLERAGLGSNLSRSDLEALGFFVCVADLEDELIRALGTATVERVIDAEGELRSFRTLQKQPEWRGSATHDQLRRFMGSGGGRKIRYSGLLVAALDLDRVPRPLDMLLAHLC; this is translated from the coding sequence GTGAGCGACACGCGAACCGTGGTCCTGGTCGAGGGCGTCAGTGACAAGTCGGCCATTCAAGCGTTGGCCGAGCGCCGTGGCCGGAACCTGGCGGCCGAAGGCATCTCCCTTGTGGCGATGGGCGGTGCCACGAACATCGGGACGTATATCGGCAGGTTCGGCCCGTCCGGTCGCAACCTCCGGCTGGCCGGTCTGTGTGACGTCGGGGAGGAAGGCGACTTCCGGAGGGTTCTCGAGCGCGCCGGCCTTGGATCCAATCTCAGCCGAAGCGATCTGGAAGCGCTCGGATTCTTCGTGTGCGTCGCTGACCTGGAAGACGAGCTGATCCGCGCCCTCGGCACCGCCACGGTTGAGCGCGTCATCGACGCCGAGGGCGAGCTCCGCTCATTTCGCACGCTTCAGAAGCAACCCGAATGGCGCGGGAGCGCCACTCACGACCAGCTGCGCCGGTTCATGGGATCAGGCGGTGGCCGCAAGATCCGCTACTCTGGCCTGCTCGTCGCGGCACTCGATCTCGATCGCGTGCCGCGGCCGCTGGACATGCTGCTGGCCCACCTCTGCTGA
- a CDS encoding aldo/keto reductase — MQYRTLGRTGIKVSPYALGAMMFGAVGNPDHDDSIKIIHRALDAGINFIDTADMYSHGESEEIVGKALKGRRDDVVLATKAWFPVNFDPSGATPVVPNRSGASRLWLIRALDGSLRRLGTDYVDLFQIHRPDPDTDIEETLSVLTDLMRAGKVRAIGTSSLPASDIVQSHWVAERRGLARLRTEQPPYSILNRGIEREVLPVAQEYGMGTLVWSPLAGGLLTGRYRKNQQNATHRSQFGFQHLSDERRLDAVEQLIPVAQDAGISLTHLAMAFAIAHPGVTSAIIGPRTMDHLDDLLAGVDVKLTDEILDRIDEIVPPGTDIGRLDMAYNPPAIQHARLRRRPADERAAA, encoded by the coding sequence ATGCAGTACCGCACTCTCGGCCGGACCGGCATCAAGGTCAGCCCCTACGCGCTCGGCGCCATGATGTTCGGGGCCGTCGGCAACCCCGACCACGACGACTCGATCAAGATCATCCATAGGGCCCTCGACGCCGGGATCAACTTCATCGACACCGCCGACATGTACTCCCACGGCGAGTCCGAGGAGATCGTGGGCAAGGCACTCAAGGGGCGCCGCGACGACGTCGTGCTCGCCACCAAGGCCTGGTTCCCCGTGAACTTCGACCCCAGCGGCGCCACCCCGGTGGTTCCGAACCGGTCGGGAGCCTCTCGCCTCTGGCTGATCCGCGCCCTGGACGGCTCGCTGCGCCGCCTGGGCACCGACTACGTCGACCTGTTCCAGATCCACCGGCCCGACCCCGACACCGACATCGAGGAGACCCTCTCGGTGCTCACCGACCTGATGCGGGCCGGCAAGGTCCGGGCCATCGGCACCTCCTCCCTGCCCGCCTCGGACATCGTCCAGTCCCACTGGGTCGCCGAGCGGCGCGGCCTGGCCCGGCTGCGGACCGAGCAGCCTCCGTACTCGATCCTCAACCGCGGCATCGAGCGCGAGGTCCTCCCCGTGGCCCAGGAGTACGGCATGGGCACCCTGGTCTGGAGCCCGCTCGCCGGCGGCCTGCTCACCGGCCGCTACCGCAAGAACCAGCAGAACGCCACACACCGATCCCAGTTCGGCTTCCAGCACCTGAGCGACGAGCGCCGCCTGGACGCCGTCGAGCAGCTCATCCCCGTCGCGCAGGACGCCGGGATCTCGCTGACCCACCTGGCCATGGCCTTCGCCATCGCCCACCCCGGTGTCACGTCCGCGATCATCGGGCCACGCACCATGGATCACCTCGACGACCTGCTCGCGGGCGTCGACGTCAAGCTCACCGACGAGATCCTCGACCGGATCGACGAGATCGTCCCGCCCGGCACCGATATCGGCCGGCTCGACATGGCCTACAACCCACCCGCCATCCAGCACGCGCGCCTGCGCCGCCGGCCCGCCGACGAACGCGCCGCCGCCTGA
- a CDS encoding serine/threonine-protein kinase → MFRIARVSARRVHPSGQGSVFLGESPDGQRVAIKMLHARYAADADTRRCFLREAEVAARVAAFCTARVIGTGLVAERPYIVSEYVPGTSLDELVKRDGPRTGSGLERLPVSTLTALASIHSAGIVHRDFKPSNVILGPEGPVVIDFGIARAIDHVTSNTSLLGTPAYMSPEQLSAETLSPASDMFSWAGTMVFAASGRIPFSGVVVPAILHAILHAEPEVSAVPGPLRPLVLACLAKDPTARPAAAQVLRDLTGRTNTGGYDNRVAPAGGAGGRRRRSSCRAGTTPIRPRPLRGTARRGGGPPGSSPLRTCPPGHQGRKGAALSPLRGRAAPGPRP, encoded by the coding sequence ATGTTCCGAATTGCCCGGGTGTCCGCGCGGCGTGTGCACCCCAGCGGCCAGGGGTCTGTCTTCCTGGGGGAGTCGCCCGACGGACAGCGTGTGGCGATCAAGATGCTGCACGCGCGGTACGCGGCCGATGCCGACACACGGCGCTGTTTCCTGCGCGAGGCGGAGGTCGCGGCCCGGGTCGCTGCGTTCTGTACCGCCAGAGTGATCGGCACCGGCCTGGTGGCCGAGCGGCCGTACATCGTCAGCGAATACGTTCCGGGGACGTCCCTGGACGAGCTGGTCAAGCGCGACGGTCCGCGGACCGGCAGCGGGCTGGAGCGGCTGCCGGTCTCCACGTTGACCGCGCTGGCCTCGATCCACAGCGCCGGGATCGTGCACCGTGACTTCAAGCCGAGCAACGTGATCCTCGGGCCGGAAGGGCCCGTCGTGATCGATTTCGGCATCGCCCGCGCGATCGACCACGTCACGAGCAACACCTCGCTGCTGGGGACACCCGCGTACATGTCTCCCGAGCAGCTCTCGGCCGAGACGCTCTCCCCGGCCTCGGACATGTTCTCCTGGGCCGGCACCATGGTCTTCGCCGCGAGCGGGCGAATCCCGTTCAGCGGCGTGGTGGTGCCCGCGATTCTGCACGCCATCCTGCACGCCGAGCCCGAGGTCTCCGCTGTGCCCGGCCCGCTGCGCCCGCTTGTGCTCGCCTGCCTGGCCAAGGACCCGACGGCGCGCCCGGCCGCCGCCCAGGTGCTCCGCGATCTCACCGGCCGCACCAACACCGGCGGCTACGACAACCGTGTCGCGCCGGCGGGAGGAGCGGGCGGCCGACGCCGACGATCCAGCTGCAGGGCAGGCACGACACCGATCCGGCCGCGCCCCCTCAGGGGCACCGCGCGCCGCGGCGGCGGACCCCCTGGATCAAGTCCGCTCCGTACTTGCCCACCAGGTCATCAAGGGCGGAAAGGTGCCGCGCTGTCGCCGCTACGCGGTCGCGCCGCTCCAGGGCCGCGGCCGTGA
- a CDS encoding SDR family oxidoreductase, with product MAGPPAPPRTGRPRSGHENSPHSCGGARQSATKYAAAWALTEGLRQEPGIRVTTISPGVVDTELADHITAPEVAEAMRTYRAALIRPEDIANAIKYALDQPSDVDVSEIILRPSAQRP from the coding sequence ATGGCGGGCCCACCCGCACCACCCCGCACGGGGCGGCCGCGTAGCGGCCATGAGAATTCTCCCCATTCATGCGGAGGAGCACGTCAATCGGCCACCAAATACGCGGCGGCCTGGGCGCTGACCGAGGGGCTGCGCCAGGAGCCGGGCATCCGGGTCACCACGATCTCCCCGGGCGTGGTCGACACCGAGCTCGCCGATCACATCACCGCCCCGGAGGTCGCCGAGGCCATGCGTACGTACCGGGCCGCCCTGATCCGTCCCGAGGACATCGCGAACGCGATCAAGTACGCCCTCGACCAGCCGTCCGACGTGGACGTCAGCGAGATCATCCTGCGCCCGTCGGCGCAGCGTCCATAG
- a CDS encoding RNA-guided endonuclease InsQ/TnpB family protein: protein MRRGHPGRRKEIDWLNDLPAQAAQAVLKTYRQAWANYFNPDHPAERPTFKSRFRSRMAVDVPQARDLNITRINRRWGAVTIPKLGRVRFRWTKDLPGVTKGSRDGKITGARLVKEATGWHIVFRIQSEQPVPAPHPGPHTAIDRGIAVPLALSTGEKIFHRKEWLSGGEQERLLRLERKAARQKRAAKPGRPTSNRLKHTYDQIARLRAKAMRRAIDWQHQTTAKLTDRFSVIVLEDLKVTNMMASASGTIEAPGKNVAQKRGLNRAIATEAWGRTAEFLTYKATGKGGKVVFVPAPGTSQECHACHTIIEGSRQSQSRFVCKNPACGWIGNADVNAARTQSYRYNSAAGRAVTGRGGPAVLGPLKRQAPHGGPTRTTPHGAAA from the coding sequence ATGCGACGAGGCCATCCGGGCCGCCGCAAAGAGATCGACTGGCTCAACGACCTGCCCGCCCAAGCGGCACAGGCCGTGCTGAAGACCTACCGGCAGGCGTGGGCCAACTACTTCAACCCCGACCACCCGGCCGAACGCCCCACGTTCAAGAGCCGGTTCCGCTCCCGGATGGCCGTGGACGTCCCCCAGGCGCGGGACCTGAACATCACCCGGATCAACCGCCGGTGGGGCGCGGTCACCATCCCCAAACTCGGCCGGGTCCGCTTCCGATGGACCAAAGACCTGCCCGGGGTCACCAAGGGCAGCCGGGATGGGAAGATCACCGGGGCGCGGCTGGTGAAGGAGGCCACCGGGTGGCACATCGTGTTCCGTATCCAGAGCGAGCAGCCGGTGCCCGCCCCGCATCCGGGGCCGCACACCGCGATCGACCGGGGCATCGCCGTACCGTTGGCGCTGTCCACCGGAGAGAAGATCTTCCACCGTAAAGAATGGCTGTCCGGCGGGGAGCAGGAGCGCCTGCTCCGGCTCGAGCGCAAAGCCGCCCGCCAGAAACGAGCCGCGAAACCCGGCCGGCCCACTAGCAACCGGCTGAAGCACACCTACGACCAGATCGCCCGCCTGCGCGCGAAAGCCATGCGCCGGGCCATCGACTGGCAGCACCAGACCACCGCCAAACTCACCGACCGGTTCTCCGTCATCGTGCTCGAAGACCTCAAGGTCACAAACATGATGGCGAGCGCCTCCGGCACCATCGAAGCGCCTGGCAAGAACGTCGCCCAAAAGCGGGGCCTGAACCGGGCCATCGCCACCGAGGCGTGGGGGCGCACCGCCGAGTTCCTCACCTACAAGGCCACCGGCAAGGGCGGCAAGGTCGTCTTCGTCCCTGCGCCGGGCACCAGCCAGGAATGCCACGCCTGCCACACGATCATCGAAGGCTCCCGCCAGAGTCAGTCCCGGTTCGTGTGCAAGAACCCAGCCTGCGGGTGGATCGGCAACGCCGACGTCAACGCCGCCCGCACCCAGTCGTATCGGTATAACTCAGCCGCCGGACGGGCGGTCACCGGACGTGGAGGCCCTGCCGTACTGGGGCCGCTGAAGCGTCAAGCACCTCATGGCGGGCCCACCCGCACCACCCCGCACGGGGCGGCCGCGTAG
- the tnpA gene encoding IS200/IS605 family transposase, whose translation MSPRWEPNPDIRKGRHCVHDLSAHLVFVTKYRRDALTDPMLTRCEQIMKEVCEKFDCQLTDFNGEHDHVHLLVRYPPKVAISSLVNSLKGVSARYLRQEYSVHVRTYLWGGHFWSRSYYAGSTGDANEATVRTYLQSQDRHQK comes from the coding sequence ATGTCACCGCGCTGGGAACCGAACCCCGACATCAGAAAGGGGCGTCACTGCGTCCACGATCTGTCCGCGCATTTGGTGTTTGTCACGAAATATCGGCGGGACGCACTCACCGACCCGATGCTGACGCGCTGTGAACAGATCATGAAAGAGGTGTGCGAGAAGTTCGACTGCCAGCTGACCGACTTCAACGGCGAGCACGACCACGTCCATCTCCTGGTCCGCTACCCGCCCAAGGTCGCAATCTCCTCCCTCGTCAACTCCCTCAAGGGCGTCTCGGCCCGCTACCTCCGCCAGGAATACAGCGTCCACGTCCGCACATACCTGTGGGGCGGGCATTTCTGGTCCCGCTCCTACTATGCGGGCTCGACCGGCGACGCGAACGAGGCCACCGTCCGCACCTACCTCCAGTCCCAGGACCGGCACCAGAAATGA
- a CDS encoding SDR family oxidoreductase has translation MTKTPERKVVLVTGASSGIGAATARTLAAAGHHVILTARRTDRIKTIADDLSVAGFSAEARPLDVTDGARFHEVAEEVVTSYGRLDVLVGNAGVMLLSRLDALLVEEWERMLDVNVRGLLNGIAATLPIFQGQGSGHFVTVASIGAHQVAETSAIYRGAGQCSRLQAGGVGPRGKAPKGLSVP, from the coding sequence ATGACAAAGACACCTGAACGCAAGGTCGTGCTGGTGACCGGCGCGAGCAGCGGCATCGGCGCGGCCACCGCTCGTACGCTCGCGGCCGCCGGCCATCATGTGATCCTCACAGCCCGCCGAACCGATCGCATCAAAACGATCGCCGATGACCTGTCTGTCGCAGGCTTCTCCGCGGAGGCACGCCCCCTCGACGTCACCGACGGCGCCCGCTTCCATGAGGTGGCCGAAGAAGTGGTGACGTCGTACGGGCGGCTGGATGTGCTGGTCGGCAATGCCGGCGTGATGCTCCTGTCCCGCCTCGACGCGCTGCTGGTCGAGGAGTGGGAGCGGATGCTCGATGTGAACGTGCGCGGCCTGCTCAACGGCATCGCCGCGACGCTGCCGATCTTCCAGGGCCAGGGGAGCGGCCACTTCGTCACCGTCGCCTCGATCGGCGCCCATCAGGTCGCGGAGACCTCCGCGATCTACCGAGGTGCGGGCCAGTGCTCCCGCCTTCAGGCGGGAGGTGTAGGCCCGCGCGGGAAGGCCCCCAAGGGCCTGAGCGTGCCCTGA
- a CDS encoding helix-turn-helix transcriptional regulator — MTETPLGDFLRSHRARVRPEDAGLPAGSRRRVPGLRREEVAMLADVSVDYYVRLEQGRERNPSPQVLSALGAVLHLDDDARAHLFRLAGLTPRPAWSAPERVDPELLQLLDGWPHNPALVLGRAYDVLAGNRLGYALFEGFHGGANLLVKLFLDPDARSFYGDWEAAAVNTVAGFRLLHGQYPHHPRVREVLGLMLDRSPEFAELWRRNEARGKRAEVKTFHHRDVGELTLRMQSFDVRAAPGQQLVVYHAEPGSPSADALALLGTLAVTADQ, encoded by the coding sequence ATGACGGAAACGCCTCTGGGGGACTTCCTCCGCAGCCACCGGGCTCGCGTACGCCCCGAAGACGCCGGCCTGCCCGCCGGCTCGCGGCGGCGCGTACCGGGGCTGCGGCGCGAGGAGGTCGCGATGCTGGCCGACGTCAGCGTGGACTATTACGTACGGCTGGAGCAAGGCCGGGAACGCAACCCGTCACCACAGGTCCTGTCCGCGTTGGGGGCCGTTCTCCACCTCGACGATGACGCCCGCGCCCACCTGTTCCGGCTCGCCGGCCTCACCCCGCGGCCCGCCTGGTCCGCCCCCGAACGCGTGGACCCCGAGCTGCTGCAGCTGCTCGACGGCTGGCCGCACAACCCGGCGCTGGTGCTCGGGCGGGCCTACGACGTGCTCGCCGGCAACCGGCTCGGATACGCGCTCTTCGAAGGCTTCCACGGCGGCGCCAACCTCCTGGTCAAACTCTTCCTCGATCCGGACGCGCGGTCGTTCTACGGGGATTGGGAGGCCGCCGCCGTCAACACGGTGGCCGGCTTCCGGCTGCTCCACGGGCAATATCCGCACCATCCACGCGTACGCGAGGTGCTGGGCCTCATGCTGGACCGGAGTCCTGAGTTCGCGGAGCTGTGGCGGCGGAACGAGGCGCGCGGCAAACGCGCCGAGGTGAAGACCTTTCACCACCGCGACGTCGGCGAACTCACCCTGCGCATGCAGAGCTTCGACGTGCGCGCCGCGCCCGGCCAGCAACTCGTCGTCTACCACGCCGAACCCGGCTCCCCCAGCGCCGACGCGCTCGCCCTGCTCGGCACCCTCGCCGTCACCGCCGATCAGTAG
- a CDS encoding helix-turn-helix transcriptional regulator, with translation MLALLQHRPSWTATELAAELGVTDRSVRRDVERLRALGYPVHATAGVGGGYQLGAGTRLPPLLLDDEEAIATAVSLRMASGGTVAGAGEAALRALTKLDQVMPPRLRAEVRAVHGATETLVGPGIEIDPELLVTLARACRDAVRVRFRYAGRDGGDRERTVEPVRMVATGRRWYLMAWDVDRDDWRTFRLDRMRDVAATTWRFRAREHPDPVAFVQRGVTEAPYRYLARVRVHARADQVQELVPPQVGRVEDDRDGWCVLVVGGDDLDWLAVHVARMGFEAEVLEPPELREAIARLARRLAAMAARVATDRR, from the coding sequence ATGCTCGCGCTGCTGCAGCACCGGCCGTCCTGGACCGCCACCGAGCTCGCCGCCGAGCTGGGGGTCACCGACCGCTCGGTGCGTCGCGACGTGGAGCGGCTGCGCGCGCTCGGCTACCCCGTGCACGCGACGGCGGGCGTCGGCGGCGGCTACCAGCTCGGTGCGGGCACCCGGCTGCCGCCGCTGCTCCTCGACGACGAGGAGGCGATCGCGACGGCGGTGTCCCTGCGGATGGCGTCGGGTGGCACGGTCGCCGGGGCGGGAGAGGCGGCGCTGCGGGCGCTGACGAAGCTCGACCAGGTGATGCCGCCCCGGCTGCGCGCCGAGGTCCGGGCGGTGCACGGCGCCACCGAGACCCTGGTCGGCCCCGGGATCGAGATCGACCCGGAGCTGCTGGTGACGCTCGCGCGGGCCTGTCGCGACGCCGTGCGGGTGCGGTTCCGGTACGCCGGCCGCGACGGCGGGGACCGCGAGCGCACGGTCGAGCCGGTGCGGATGGTCGCCACCGGCCGCCGCTGGTACCTGATGGCCTGGGACGTCGACCGCGACGACTGGCGCACCTTCCGGCTGGACCGGATGCGCGACGTGGCGGCGACGACCTGGCGCTTCCGGGCGAGGGAACATCCGGACCCGGTCGCCTTCGTGCAGCGGGGCGTGACGGAAGCGCCGTACCGCTATCTCGCCCGGGTGCGGGTGCACGCCAGGGCCGACCAGGTCCAGGAGCTGGTGCCGCCTCAGGTGGGGCGCGTCGAGGACGATCGCGACGGGTGGTGCGTGCTCGTCGTCGGCGGGGATGACCTGGACTGGCTGGCCGTGCACGTGGCCCGGATGGGCTTCGAGGCGGAGGTGCTGGAGCCTCCGGAGCTGCGGGAGGCCATTGCCCGGCTCGCCCGCCGCCTCGCGGCGATGGCCGCCCGCGTTGCTACTGATCGGCGGTGA
- a CDS encoding DinB family protein, with product MTEQTWNPLLREQIDWHWTEQLRGRLDGLTDDEYFWEPAPGCWSVRPRGTGTAPVQGGSGAMTIDFAMPMPDPPPFTTIAWRLGHVIVGVLGMRNAAHFGRAATDYQSFEYAATADTALTQLDAEYATWLAGVESLGETGLARPCGEAEGPYAERPLAALVLHINRELIHHLAEVCLLRDLYLHTHQQIRQEAS from the coding sequence ATGACCGAACAGACCTGGAATCCCCTGCTCCGAGAGCAGATCGACTGGCATTGGACCGAGCAGCTGCGCGGTCGCCTCGACGGGCTCACCGACGACGAGTACTTCTGGGAGCCCGCGCCCGGCTGCTGGAGCGTGCGCCCGCGCGGCACCGGCACCGCACCGGTGCAGGGCGGGTCCGGCGCGATGACCATCGACTTCGCGATGCCGATGCCCGATCCGCCACCGTTCACGACGATCGCCTGGCGACTCGGGCACGTGATCGTCGGCGTGCTCGGGATGCGCAACGCCGCGCACTTCGGTCGCGCGGCCACCGACTACCAGTCGTTCGAGTACGCCGCGACCGCGGACACGGCGCTGACCCAGCTCGACGCCGAGTACGCCACGTGGCTGGCCGGGGTCGAGTCCCTCGGCGAAACCGGCCTCGCCCGCCCGTGCGGGGAGGCGGAGGGACCGTACGCCGAGCGTCCTCTGGCAGCCCTGGTGCTGCACATCAACCGCGAGCTGATCCACCATCTGGCCGAGGTGTGCCTGCTCCGCGACCTCTACCTGCACACCCACCAGCAGATCCGACAGGAGGCGAGCTGA
- a CDS encoding VOC family protein: MARDVQITFDCADPAGLSAFWAEALGYRLQDPPPGFTSWEQALEAMGVPPERRNDASAVVDPKGSGPRLFFQRVPEGKQAKNRVHLDVRAAPGLEGDARMAALEAEAERLVSHGATRLQRYEPAPPLGAGHIMMADPEGNEFCLD; this comes from the coding sequence ATGGCCCGCGACGTACAGATCACCTTCGACTGCGCCGACCCGGCCGGGTTGTCGGCATTCTGGGCCGAAGCCCTCGGCTACCGGCTGCAGGACCCGCCCCCCGGCTTCACGTCGTGGGAGCAGGCCCTGGAGGCGATGGGCGTGCCGCCCGAGCGCCGCAACGACGCCTCGGCGGTGGTCGACCCCAAGGGCTCCGGGCCGCGACTGTTCTTTCAACGGGTGCCGGAGGGCAAGCAGGCCAAGAACCGCGTGCACCTCGATGTGCGGGCCGCTCCCGGGCTCGAGGGCGACGCGCGGATGGCGGCCCTGGAGGCAGAGGCCGAACGGCTCGTCTCCCACGGCGCCACCCGGCTCCAGCGCTACGAGCCCGCTCCCCCTCTCGGCGCCGGTCACATCATGATGGCCGACCCCGAGGGCAACGAGTTCTGCCTCGACTGA
- a CDS encoding response regulator encodes MSEAPIRLLIADDHPIVRDGLRGMFTGDPGFEVLAEAGDGAQAVELARALDPDVILMDLRMPRMDGVTAIRELARLGLKARVLVLTTYDTDSDVLPAIEAGATGYLLKDALRDELVRAVAAAARGEAALAPSVATRLLGQVRTPVDPLSTRELEILKLIAQGTTNREAAARLFISEATVKTHVLHIYAKLGVNDRAAAVAVAFQRGLLPLE; translated from the coding sequence GTGTCTGAGGCCCCCATCCGGCTGCTGATCGCCGACGATCACCCCATCGTCCGTGACGGCCTGCGCGGCATGTTCACCGGCGATCCCGGCTTCGAGGTGCTGGCCGAGGCCGGCGACGGCGCCCAAGCAGTCGAGCTCGCCCGGGCACTGGACCCCGATGTCATCCTCATGGACCTGCGTATGCCCAGGATGGACGGGGTGACGGCCATCAGGGAGCTGGCCAGGCTGGGCCTCAAGGCCCGCGTGCTCGTCTTGACCACGTACGACACCGACAGCGACGTGCTGCCCGCGATCGAGGCCGGCGCCACGGGCTACCTCCTCAAGGACGCCCTTCGCGACGAGCTCGTGCGGGCCGTGGCCGCGGCGGCGCGCGGCGAGGCCGCACTCGCCCCATCAGTCGCCACCCGCCTGCTCGGTCAGGTACGCACTCCGGTCGACCCGCTGAGCACCCGGGAGCTGGAGATCCTGAAGCTGATCGCCCAGGGCACCACCAACCGCGAGGCGGCCGCCCGCCTGTTCATCAGCGAGGCCACGGTCAAGACCCACGTGCTGCACATTTACGCCAAGCTCGGCGTCAACGACCGCGCGGCCGCCGTCGCCGTCGCCTTCCAACGCGGGCTGCTTCCCTTGGAGTAG
- a CDS encoding sensor histidine kinase, which translates to MTDTRLDRWERLLERLMGGVPYLLLAISTVLSWLTDDRAWMDHLVTLGLAALAAAWIRLMAARRPAIYVAGLVILIAVLCTRGIWFAGFFSFTGYLHSWQLLKGKWRFAGVAATAAISITAYNGGLPEPTPAGILTHVLFTAAIVAVVSLFSFVGEVTAERSAERKSMVARLEETMRENAGLHAQLLVQAREAGVLDERQRMAGEIHDTLAQGLTGIITQLQAAVRAEADPSAWRRHLDNATRLARESLAEARRSVHAVGPGKLETTPLPDALAEITAGWSELNGVRAEATTIGTVRALHPEVEATLLRIAQEALANIAKHARASRVGVTLSYMEDVITLDVRDDGAGFDPARAVDGGGFGLASMRNRVTRLAGRFEVESEPGAGTAISAAVPAILKEPFKETFEETRSV; encoded by the coding sequence GTGACGGACACGCGCCTGGACCGGTGGGAGCGGCTCCTCGAGCGGCTCATGGGCGGCGTTCCGTACCTGCTGCTGGCGATCTCCACGGTGCTGTCCTGGCTCACCGACGACCGCGCGTGGATGGACCATCTGGTCACGCTCGGCCTGGCCGCGCTCGCCGCGGCCTGGATCCGGCTGATGGCGGCCCGCCGGCCGGCGATCTACGTCGCCGGCCTGGTCATCCTGATCGCGGTTCTGTGCACACGGGGGATCTGGTTCGCCGGCTTCTTCTCCTTCACCGGCTACCTCCACTCCTGGCAGCTGCTGAAGGGGAAATGGCGGTTCGCCGGGGTGGCGGCCACGGCGGCCATCAGCATCACGGCTTACAACGGCGGGCTGCCTGAACCCACCCCGGCCGGAATCCTCACCCACGTGCTCTTCACCGCCGCGATCGTGGCCGTGGTCAGCCTGTTCAGCTTCGTCGGCGAGGTCACGGCCGAGCGCAGCGCCGAGCGCAAGAGCATGGTGGCGCGGCTGGAGGAGACGATGCGGGAGAACGCCGGCCTGCACGCTCAGCTCCTCGTCCAGGCCCGCGAGGCGGGTGTGCTGGACGAGCGCCAGCGCATGGCGGGGGAGATCCACGACACTCTCGCCCAGGGCCTGACCGGCATCATCACCCAGCTCCAGGCTGCCGTGCGTGCCGAGGCCGATCCCTCCGCATGGCGGCGGCACCTCGACAACGCGACCCGGCTGGCCCGCGAGAGCCTCGCCGAGGCCCGCAGATCCGTACATGCCGTAGGGCCCGGGAAGCTGGAGACGACGCCGCTGCCCGACGCCCTCGCGGAGATCACCGCCGGGTGGTCGGAGTTGAACGGTGTACGCGCGGAAGCGACCACGATCGGCACGGTCCGCGCGCTGCATCCGGAGGTGGAGGCCACCCTGCTCCGCATCGCACAGGAGGCCCTCGCCAACATCGCCAAGCACGCCAGGGCGTCCCGGGTGGGGGTCACACTGTCGTACATGGAGGACGTGATCACCCTGGACGTACGCGACGACGGCGCCGGCTTCGACCCGGCCCGCGCCGTGGACGGGGGCGGCTTCGGCCTGGCGTCGATGCGTAACCGGGTCACCCGCCTGGCCGGCCGCTTCGAGGTGGAGTCCGAGCCGGGCGCGGGCACCGCGATCTCCGCTGCGGTCCCGGCCATACTCAAGGAGCCCTTCAAGGAGACGTTCGAGGAGACCCGGAGTGTCTGA
- a CDS encoding ABC transporter permease, with the protein MTVIAKLTTVELKLLAREPGSIFTILIPLFILVVFGSSISPGDTVLLPMTLAIAVGLVGLYQLPTTLATYRERGILRRLSTTPVRPGSMLGVQLILQFVLALTACALLLGVAGTVLSAHVPSQVMPLAVVFLLGTAAMFSIGLLIAAVAANGRTANGVGVMLYFPMAYLAGLIQPAEKMPVILARIGEFTPLGAFRQTLQDVWAGVSPDPLLLGVMAAYAVLVSLAAAKFFRWE; encoded by the coding sequence ATGACCGTCATCGCCAAGCTCACCACCGTCGAGCTCAAGCTGCTGGCACGCGAGCCCGGCTCGATCTTCACGATCCTCATCCCCCTGTTCATCCTGGTCGTCTTCGGCAGCTCGATCTCGCCGGGCGACACGGTGCTCCTGCCGATGACGCTGGCGATCGCCGTGGGCCTCGTGGGCCTGTACCAGTTGCCGACGACCCTGGCCACGTACCGGGAGCGGGGCATCCTGCGGCGCCTGTCCACCACTCCGGTCCGCCCGGGGAGCATGCTGGGGGTTCAGCTCATCCTCCAGTTCGTCCTCGCCTTGACCGCCTGCGCCCTGCTGCTCGGCGTCGCGGGGACCGTCTTGAGCGCGCATGTGCCCTCCCAGGTGATGCCGCTCGCCGTTGTCTTCCTGCTGGGCACGGCCGCGATGTTCTCGATCGGCCTGCTGATCGCCGCCGTCGCGGCGAACGGGCGCACAGCCAACGGGGTGGGGGTGATGCTGTACTTCCCGATGGCGTACCTCGCCGGACTGATTCAGCCCGCCGAGAAGATGCCCGTTATCCTGGCCCGTATCGGTGAATTCACTCCCTTGGGCGCTTTTCGGCAGACTCTTCAGGACGTCTGGGCGGGTGTGTCGCCTGATCCCCTGCTGCTGGGTGTCATGGCCGCGTACGCGGTGCTCGTCAGCCTCGCCGCAGCCAAGTTCTTCCGCTGGGAGTGA